AGGAGATGGTCGCCTATCAGATGAAATCGGTTCTGGAGCCGGGCGCTCCGAAACCGTCGATTGAAACCCTCCTGCATGCGTTCCTCCCCTCTCCCCATATCTATCACACCCATGCCGATGCGATCTGCGCCCTGACCGACACGCCCGACAGTCCGGGGGTCGTCGAGGCGGTCTATGGCCAAGGGGTGGCGGTCGTCGATTACATCCGGCCGGGATTTCTCCTGTCGAAATGGGTCGGCGAGGCGTACCAGAAGAATCCGGGGCTCAAGGCGATCATTCTCGATAAGCATGGCCTGATTACCTGGGGCGATACCGCCCGGGAGGCGTATGATCTGACCATTTCGATGGTGACCCAAGCGGAGCGGTATGCGGCGAAGCAGGGACGGGGGAAGTTGGTCTTGGGGGGATTGAAGGTCCCGGCGCTTTCGCATGCAGAACGACATGCGGTGGCAGCCGAAGTCGCGCCGACCCTCCGCGGCGAGGTGAGCCGGAAGAAGCGGATGGTGCTGCAATATGAAGATGCGCCGGCGGTGTTGAAGTTTGCCGGATCGGAGGAGGCGAAGCGGCTGACGCAGATCGGTCCGTTTACCCCCGATCACTTGATGCATACCAAGCCGTGGCCTCTTTTCGTCGACACAAAAAATCCGGGCGATCCCGAGAAGCTCCGGGAGAAGATTCGGAAGGGGGCCGAGGCCTATCGGCAGCGGTATGCCGCCTATTTCGAAAAGTACAAAACCGCCGGGGTAACGATGCTCGATCCGAATCCGCGCGTCGTCCTCATTCCGGGCCTCGGGATGTTCACCACCGGGAAGGACCGCCGGGCGACGCGGATTCCGCGCGATCTCTACGTTCATACGCTGTCGGTGATCCAGGCGGCCTCCGGAATTGACGCGTACCGGTCGATTACGACCCGCGAGATCTGCGATTTTGAATATTGGCCGATGGAGAACTTTAAGCTGACCCTCCTGCCGCCCGAGAAAGAATTTTCCCGAAGGATCGTGCTCGTCACCGGCGGCGCCGGCGGGATCGGGCGGGCGATCGCAACTGCATTTGTAGAGGCGGGGGCGATGGTGGTGCTGACCGACATCGACTTGAAGAAAAGTCAGGCGCTGGTCGATGAAATCAATCAAAAAGCGGGGGAGGCGAACGCAACGGCGGT
This DNA window, taken from Candidatus Manganitrophaceae bacterium, encodes the following:
- the rhaD gene encoding bifunctional rhamnulose-1-phosphate aldolase/short-chain dehydrogenase, encoding MESLWSDRDAKGLAGVDLVVYTSRIIGANPNLVLWGGGNSSIKVEGTDHTGAPVRLLWIKGSGSDMKTITAKQFTPLRLDDLLPLMKREAMTDEEMVAYQMKSVLEPGAPKPSIETLLHAFLPSPHIYHTHADAICALTDTPDSPGVVEAVYGQGVAVVDYIRPGFLLSKWVGEAYQKNPGLKAIILDKHGLITWGDTAREAYDLTISMVTQAERYAAKQGRGKLVLGGLKVPALSHAERHAVAAEVAPTLRGEVSRKKRMVLQYEDAPAVLKFAGSEEAKRLTQIGPFTPDHLMHTKPWPLFVDTKNPGDPEKLREKIRKGAEAYRQRYAAYFEKYKTAGVTMLDPNPRVVLIPGLGMFTTGKDRRATRIPRDLYVHTLSVIQAASGIDAYRSITTREICDFEYWPMENFKLTLLPPEKEFSRRIVLVTGGAGGIGRAIATAFVEAGAMVVLTDIDLKKSQALVDEINQKAGEANATAVAMDVTDEKSVRRGFEQAVLAYGGLDIFISNAGVAKTAPVDRLSLADWETSLAVNATGHFLTSQSALRVMKEQGIGGSIVVVATKNLLAPGKDFGAYSASKAAQAQLARIMAIENASAGIRVNMVNPDGVFENSGLWSKEVREERARAHGIPVEQVEDFYAKRNLLQTKITARDVAESVLFLASDRAAKTTGAMIPVDGGVREAFPR